In the genome of Synechococcus sp. UW179A, the window AGCCCAGGCCGGCAGATCTGCCAGCAGTTCCAGTCGCCAGCCGCCCAACACTTTGATCCCGGCTTTGAACAGCACACCGGTCAGGGCAGCGCCCAGGCCCGTGAGCATCAGGGCCAGCACCACAACCCACCAGCGTCGCTCCAGCAGGCGTCGGATGCTGCGGCTGGAACCGAGCTGGTGGCGGCGTTGTTTTAGTTCACTCAGAGCGACCATTGCATTGCCTGTCCGGGGTCAGGCCCCGGCAAGCATCTGGGCCTCCTCATCCGCACTGAGAACCCGACCCTGATCTTCGAAGCCGCTGATCTGGTCAAAATTCAGATAGCGGTAGAGCTCGTCGGAAAGAGGATCGATCTTTTCGGCGGCGATGCTGCGGTATTCGTCCGCTGTGGGGATCCGGCCCAGCTGGGCACAGACTGCGGCCAGCTCGGCGCTGCCCAGGTACACCTGGGCGCCTTTGCCGAGGCGGTTGTTGAAGTTTCGGGTGCTGGTGGAGAACACGGTGGTGTCGTCCTCGACTCTGGCCTGGTTGCCCATGCACAGCGAGCAGCCCGGCATCTCCATGCGTGAGCCGGCCGCTTCGAAGGTGGCGTAGTACCCCTCGGCCTTGAGGGTCTCTTCATCCATGCGGGTGGGGGGGCAGACCCAGAGCCGGGCCTTGTTTTCACCGGCTCCTTCGAGCACCTTGGCTGCGGCCCGGTAATGGCCGATGTTGGTCATGCAGGAGCCGATGAACACCTCCTGCACCGCATCTCCAGCCACCTCACTGAGCAGCTTCACGTTGTCGGGATCGTTCGGGCAGGCCACCACGGGTTCGCTGAGTTCATCGAGGTTGATCTCCAGCACCTCGGCGTACTCGGCATCTGTGTCAGCGCTGAGCAGCTGGGGATTGGACAGCCATGCCTCCATCTCCTTGATGCGGCGGGCCAGGGTGCGCGCATCGCTGTAGCCGCGCGCAATCATGTTCTTGAGCAGGGCCACGTTGCTGCGCAGGTATTCGCTCACCGTTGCCTCAGAGAGCTTGATCGTGCAGCCGGCACAGGAGCGCTCGGCGCTGGCATCGGTGAGTTCAAAGGCCTGCTCGAGCTTCAGATCAGGGAGGCCTTCAATCTCCATGATCCGGCCATTGAACAGATTCTTTTTGTTGGCTTTCTCGACCGTCAGCAGACCGCGTTGAATGGCGACCCAGGGAATGGCGTTCACCACATCGCGCAAGGTCACACCGGGCTGCAGAGAGCCGCTGAATCGGACCAGCACCGACTCAGGCATGTCGAGCGGCATGGCGCCAATGGCCGCAGCGAAGGCCACCAGGCCTGATCCAGCCGGGAAGGAGATGCCCAATGGAAAGCGGGTGTGGCTGTCACCACCGGTGCCCACCGTGTCGGGCAGCAGCATGCGGTTCAGCCAGCTGTGGATGATGCCATCGCCGGGCCGCAGGGCAACGCCGCCGCGCTGAGCGAAGAAATCGGGCAGGTCCTTCTGGGTCTGAAGATCCACAGGCTTGGGATAGGCCGCGGTGTGGCAGAAGCTCTGCATCACCAGGTCGGAGGAGAAGCCCAGACAGGCCAGCTCCTTCATTTCGTCCCGGGTCATCGGCCCGGTCGTGTCCTGGGATCCAACCGTGGTCATCAGCGGCTCGCAACTGGTGCCGGGGCGCACACCCGTGAGGCCGCAGGCCTTGCCCACCATTTTCTGCGCGAGGGTGAATCCCTTGCCGGTGTCCTCCGGGGCGCTGGGGCGGATGAACAGTTCTGAAGGAGGCAAACCAAGCTTGGCGCGCACCTTGTCGGTGAGGGCCCGGCCGATCATCAGAGGAATGCGGCCACCGGCGCGCACCTCATCACTGATCGTGGCTGGCTTGAGTTCGAAGCGGCTTACCAGCTCACCATCCCGTTCGATCGTGCCTTGGTAGGGGCGAATGGTGATCACATCACCGGTGTTCAGACCGGTCACATCACATTCGATCGGCAGTGCTCCCGAGTCTTCCGCAGTGTTGAAGAAGATTGGGGCGATCTTGCCGCCCAGAATCACTCCGCCGGCCCGTTTGTTCGGCACATGGGGAATGTCCTCACCCGTATGCCAGAGCACCGAGTTGATGGCGCTCTTGCGTGAGCTTCCTGTGCCGACAACATCTCCTACGTAAACAACAGGATGCTCACCCTGCTTCAGCGTTGTGATCGTCTGAAGGCCTTCAGGGTCTCGGGTCTCCAGCATCGCCAGGGCATGCATGGGAATGTCCGGACGGGTCGTGGCATGGGTTGCCGGAGACAGATCGTCGGTGTTGGTTTCGCCTTCGATCTTGAAGACCGTCACGGTGATCGATTCAGCCAGCTCCGGTTTGGAGGTGAACCACTCCGCTGCTGCCCAGCTGTCCACCACCTGTTTGGCGAAGCGGTTGTCTGCCGCCAGCTCCATCAGTTCGTTGAAGGCGTCGTACACGAGCAAGGTGCGGCTGAGGCCCTCAGCCGCACATTCAGCCAGCTCCTCATTGCTGTGTTTGAGCAGCTCGATCAGAGCAGCCACGTTGTAGCCCCCCACCATCGTTCCCAGCAGTCGGATCGCTTCGAGCGGCGACACCAAGGGGCTGGTCGCTTCACCCTGTGCCACCGCGCTCAACCAGGTCGCTTTCACGTAGGCCGCTTCATCCACCCCAGGTGGAATGCGTTCACTCAGCAGATGCAGCAGTTCCTGCTCTTCTCCGGCAGGCGGGTCCTGCAGCAGCTCCGTGAGCGCTTGGGTCTGGCTGGCATCGAGTGGCAGCGCTGGGATCCCCTGGGCCAGGCGTTCTGCGGCGTTCTCGCGGTAAGTGCTCAGCATCGGAATCGGCGCAGGAACAGCAAATGCACTTCATTCTCCTGCGTCACCGTTCCGTGCTCACGCCATGCGCCCTGAACAAGCTTGCGTAACCTGAAGCCATTGATCACTCGTGGCATGACCACCACTCACGATCTGCATGTGGTGGAGACCCGACCACTGGTCCCTCCCGCCTTGTTGCAGGGTGATTTACCCACGGATGCCAGGGCCACAGAAACCGTTGCCAGTGCCAGACATCGCATTCAGTCCATTCTCCGGGGACAGGACCATCGCTTACTAGTGGTTGTTGGGCCCTGTTCGGTGCACGACGTGGATGCGGCCCTGGATTACGCCCGCCAGCTCGCGCCCCTGAGGGCCCGTCATGCGGGGGAGCTTGAGATCGTGATGCGGGTGTACTTCGAGAAGCCTCGAACGACCGTGGGTTGGAAAGGATTGATCAACGACCCCCATCTCGACGGTTCTTACGACATCAACACGGGTTTGCGTCTGGCGCGTTCACTGCTGCTGGATCTGGCTAGGGATGGCATGCCCACCGCGACTGAACTGCTGGATCCAGTGGTGCCGCAATACATTGCCGACCTGATCAGCTGGGCTGCCATCGGTGCTCGCACCACAGAGAGTCAGACCCACAGAGAGATGGCCTCAGGTCTTTCCATGCCCGTGGGCTACAAGAACGGCACCGACGGCAGTGCCACCATCGCTATCAATGCGATGCAGTCAGCCTCGAGTCCCCATCATTTTCTGGGGATCAATTGTCAGGGGCATGCGTCCATTGTGAGCACCACCGGTAATCCGGATGGCCATCTGGTGTTGAGAGGAGGCAACAGCGGCAGCAACTATCACCTGGAGGCGATTCAGGAGGCATCCGCGGAACTGGCTGGAGCTGGCCTGCCGGATCGTTTGATGGTCGACTGCAGTCATGCCAATTCCAATAAGGACTATCGCCGCCAGGGCGAGGTTCTCAGGGCTGTGGCTACTCAAGTGCAGAAGGGATCAACCCATGTGATGGGTGTGATGCTGGAAAGCCACCTGGTGGAAGGCAATCAGAAGATCAGTGCTGATCGCTCCTCACTCACCTACGGGCAGAGTGTCACCGATGCCTGCATCAGTATTGAATCAACGGCTGAGTTGCTGGCTGAGCTGGCTGAATCGGTGAAGAAAGCTGGCACTCCCGTATCCGGAATATCGGTGTCTTGAGCTCTGAGTAAGGTGGTGGCCGTTTAAACGGTCATCCAAGTCCAGCTCAGTCCTACCGCCATCGGCACACTGAGGTTGTCGATTCCCCAACGGCTCAATTGCTCCAGGCCGACGGCCAGAGCACAGACAGCGATCAGACGCAGTGGATGCAAAGGACTCTGGCTGATCAGTACCAGCAGAAGCAACACCAATGCTGTGACCAAGCCCATCGTGAGGGTGCCAGCGACGGATTTGCTCTGTTGCCACACGGTCCAGCTGGGAGATGTCATGCCTCGGCCAATAAGCCCTGCCAGCCCATCGGCAAAGGCCATCACCAGCACTCCAGCGCAAACGGCAATCGCTTGGTCGGGCCAGAACAGGAGCAGTAACAGACTGATCGCCAGTCCGTACGCCACGGTTCCGTAGCTGTTGCGGTCAATATCCTCAACTGCGGGTAGGAGTTGCAAGCGGCGATTGAGCGCTGTGATCACGGTGACGGTGAGTGACACTGGCACAGCAATCGATGCTGGGATTGCGAGCCACCACGCCATAACAACGATTGGGCCGGTACCGATGTGGACGATCTTGCGACTGAGTTCCTGTCGATCCGGCCAACGCTTTCGACAGATCACAGCTGCTGAGAGCACCAGCAGCATCCAGATGCCGATGATCAGCAGGGACGAGAGCAAAAACTCAGGCCGCCTGTTGATGGTTGGTCATGACACGCAACTTCAAAATGGCCTTGGCTTCCAGCTGTCGCACCCGTTCCCGCGACACATTGATTTGACGTCCGATTTCGGCAAGTGTCAGTGGCTCGGCTCCGTCAAGTCCGAAGCGCAATTTGAGGATTTTTTGCTCACGCTCATTCAGCTGAGAGAGCCATCCGCCCAGGTGCTCCTTCTGAATGCTGCGATCCATTCCCTCCATTGGCTCAGCACCATTGGGATCCGGAATCAGTTCGCCGAGCGTGCTGCGATCTTCTTCACCACGGGCATGGGCATCAAGGGATGCGCACGGGGCGCTCTGGGCGATGAGGTCTTCGAGATCGCGTGGTTCGATTCCCATCGCATTAGCCAGTTCCAGTCGATTCGGCTGACGACCAAAGCGGTGTGAGAGCTCACGCGTGATGCGGCGCATCTTGGAGAGCTTCTCGCTGATGTGAATTGGTAGGCGAATGGTGCGTGCGCTGTTGTCAATTGCGCGAGTCATGCCCTGGCGAATCCACCAGTAGGCATAGGTCGAAAACTTGTAGCCCATGGCTGGGTCGAATTTGTCAACGGCCCGCTCCAGGCCGATGGCTCCTTCCTGAACCAGATCGAGCAGCTCTAGGCCCTGGTTCTGATACTTCTTGGCAACGCTCACGACCAGGCGGAGATTGGCGGCCATCATCCGATCCCGAGCACGCTTGCCCATGCGGATGCGGTGACGTTGCCTGGGAGTTCGATCCGCTTCGGCAATCTCGAGCAGCTCCTTCATGGCCTGCACATGATGTGCAAGCTCGATTTCCTCGGCCGCAGTGAGCAATGGAACTCGTCCAATGCTGCTCAAGTAATAGCCAATCGAGTCGGTCGCTAAGCGCCCGCCCTGACGTGTTGAACGATTGGAAGTTGAGCGAGAACGTGCACTGCTGTCACGACGACCAGTGGTCGGCAACACAGGCTCTGAAGAAGCAACTTTTTGAGTTACTGCCTCAGATTCCAGAGGGATCCCCATCACCCTGGCCTCCTGAAAATTAGATTTGCGAAAAATTTAGCACCCACAGCAAAGAGTGAGCTGATTAAATCGAAAGTTTTTACGAATCAATGATGCAGTGTTAAGTCTCGTGGATTGAATATGAAATAAAGACAAAAGGCACGATTTCGCTGTATCGATCAACACGGGTCTCGATGGATCAGTTTTTCGCGACCAGCCCTTTTCTCCAGGTTTCAATCAGGCTCAGCTGAGAATTAAGCTCCTCGCTTTCCGGATGGCGCTGGCTGAAGGATCCATCGGCCTGCATATCAAATGATCCACGGTTGTCATCGAGATAGATCTGCATCAAACGTTCAAGTTGCTCGCGAAGTGCAGGTTCTTCAACTGGTGTTACTGCCTCAACGCGTCGGTCCAGATTTCTGGGCATCCAATCAGCGCTGCCGATGTAAACCTCAGGCTCGTCGTGATTGGCGAACCAGAACAGGCGTGAGTGTTCAAGGAAGCGACCGATGATGCTCACCACGCTGATGTTGTCGCTGACGCCCTCGCGCCCGGGGTACAGGCAACACATCCCGCGCACGATCAGTTCGATTTTCACACCTGCCTGTGAGGCTTCATACAGCAGGGCGATGATGCTTGGATCCACCAGAGAATTCATCTTGGCCCGGATATGGCCGCCACGGTCGTTCTGTGCGTGCTCGATCTCTCGGCGAATCAGATGTTCCATGCCTTTACGCAGTGAAACCGGTGCCACCAGCAACTTTCGGAACTCCTGCTGTTTGGAGAATCCGGTGAGGTAATTGAACAGCTCAACCAGATCCTGGCCGAGTTCGGGCCGGGCCGAAAGCAAGCCAAGATCGGTGTAAAGACGTGACGTTTTCGAGTTGTAGTTGCCGGTGCCGATATGGACATAACTACGGAGACGTTCCTTTTCCTTACGGACCACCAGCACGATCTTGGTGTGAGTTTTGAGACCCAAAACTCCATAGACGACATGCACTCCTGAGCTCTCGAGGTGTTTGGCCCACTGGATGTTGTTGTCTTCATCGAAGCGTGCCTTGAGTTCCACCAGTGCCATCACCTGCTTGCCGTTTTCTGCAGCGCGGATTAACGCGGCGATGATCGGTGAATCCTTGGAGGTGCGATAGAGCGTCATCTTGATCCCCATCACCAGCGGATCGTCGGCGGCCTGGTTGATGAATTCCTCCACGGATGTGGAAAAGAGGTCATAGGGGTGGTGCAGCAGCACATCGCGGCGGCGGACCACCGAGAAAATGCTTTCAAATTCCTCCTCTTTGATGGAGCCGTCTTCGAGCATGTTGCGTTGGGCGCGACGCAAAACCGATGGTGTCTGGCCTGAGTGGGACTCGTTTTTGAGATTGGGCAATGGGATTCCCATCAGACCAAACAGATCGTCGAGGCCCAGAGGACCGTTAACTCTGTAGAGATCAGCTTCTTCAACGGACATGCCATCCATCAGCATCTCGACAACGTCCTGCGGCATTCCATCGGCAACCTCGAGCCGCACCACTTCGCCACCCATACGCCGCTTACGTAGGCCCTGCTCGATGGCGATCATCAGATCGTCGGCTTCCAAGTCGCGCAGTTCCAGATCCGCATCTCGTGTTACCCGGAAGAAGTAGTGCCCTTCGATGCTCATGCCCGGGAAGAGAAGGCCGAGGTTGAAGGCCACCACCTGTTCCAGAGGAACAGCCGTATGTACAGGCTCTGATTGTTCACCTGCGAGGTCGATTGGGATGGTGACAAATCGGGGCAGGATGGTCTGAGGCACCTTGACGCGGGCGAGCAGTCTTTGACTGGTTTCCGGGTCATCAATCAGTGCTGCCACATTCAGGCTGAGGTTGCTCACGAATGGAAATGGATGAGCGGGATCCACTGCCAGGGGGGTCAGCACTGGGAAAATCGCTGTCTGGAAGAAGTTGTCAACCCAAAGTCGCTGGCGTTCGTTGAGCTGCTCGTAATCGAGCAGATGGGCGCCATGGCTGAGTAGTTCACACCTGAGTTGCCTGCGGTAATGCTCTTGCTGACGTTCAAGCAGAGGTGTGAGACGGTCTCGTATCGCCTGCAGTTGTTCCAGTGGGGTGCGGCCGTCTTCACTGCGTTTTTCAATGCCTGCCTCCACCTGGGCCTTGAGGGAGGCCACCCTCACCATGAAAAATTCATCGAGGTTGTTGCTGAAGATGGCGCTGAATTTGGCCTGCTCCAGCAGAGGGGTCCGTTCATCCAGCGCTTGAATCAGCACCCGCTCGTTGAAGGCGATCCAGCTGAGCTCTCGGTTGATGTAGAGGTCGGTGGAAAGAACGTTGTCACTCATCGGGTGACCAGCTGAGCATGAACCGACTCGCGAAACGTAGCAATCGTCCAGAGGCAGGACTGCAGTCCGCTCGATGTGGCGCAGCTGTTTCAGTCATTGCGTTCTGGAGGGCAGCGGGCTGCCTCCCACCAGCAGCATCACCATGATCAGCAGGCAGGCACTGCCAACGAAGGGACTGATCTGTCCCAAGAGGTCGTAACTCAGTCCTGCTAAGGGTGGTCCTAGGAAACTTCCCAGGCTCTGCAGTGCTTGAAGACTGCCCAGTGCCGTGCCTTGTCCCTCGGAGTCAAGCCGACGTGACACAAGGCTGCGCAAGCTAGGGGTGACCAGGCCAGTACCAGTGGCCAGGATTGCCACGGAGCTGAACACACCGGCCTGGGCCTGTTGAGGATCTGTCGAGGGAATCAGCAGACATCCGAGGATCACCAAGCCCAGACCGATCAAGGTCAGTTTCCATTCTCCGAGTCGTTTCACCAGGGGACCGATCAGGCCTCCCTGCACCACGGTGGCCACCACGCCCACAATCAGGAAGGCGGTTGTGGCCAGCTCTGGGCCCCAGTTGAAGCGCTGTTTGAAATAGAGCACCAGGATGGCGGTGAAGCCGTTGAAGGCCAGAAAGAACAGGAAAAAGCTGAGACAGAGTCGCCCGACAGCGGGGTTGCCAATCACCTTGGCGATCTGGGCGAAGGGGTTGAGGTCCCGTTTGCGCGGCATGGCTTGGCGGGCTGTGCGGGGATGGGTCTCCGGCAGTAAACCCAGCACCACCAGCAGGTTCACCAGGGCGAAACCGGTGGCCACCCAGATCGGCACCGTCACGTTGATACGGGCCAGTTGTCCTCCAACGAATGGTCCAATGATGAAACCGAGACCGAAGGCCACTCCGATCAGACCGAAGGCGCGTGCCCGCTGTTCCTCTGGAGTGATATCAGCCAGCACGGCTCCAGCGGTGGCGGCGGTTCCGCCGCTCACACCATCGATCAGTCGAGCGCCGAACAGCAGCATCAGCGGCAGGATGGCCCCCTTTGGCCAGTCCAGGCTCACTGTGAGTGCGAATAGGCCCAGACCCAGCACCGACCCAGCAACGCAGGTAGCGATTACTGGCCGGCGGCCAAATCGATCACTCAGGGCTCCGATCAGGGGAGTGGCTGCAAATTGTGCGAGTGCATAGCTGCCGGCAAGCAGACCTAGTGTGCGCCCGTCGGCGTTGAAGCTCGCCAACAGGAAGGGCAGTAGTGGGAAGACGATGCTTTCGCTGAGTCGGTCATTCAGCAGCGTCAGAAAGGCGCTGAGCAGGGTGGGAATGCGTGGTCGCTGCAAGGCAGCCGCTGGGCAGGTGAGACTCACATTCCCATAGGCATCGGCCATGGTCCTGCGTTTGATCGTTCCAGCTGATGAGATTCTCCTGCGGGAGATCTATGCCGATGCCATTGAGAGTCAGGCTCCCCAGTTGTATTCGGACCAGCAAGTGAAGTCCTGGGCTGCACTCGCCTGGTTGCCGGGAGTGTTGGATCAAACCCTGAAGGAGGGATCCGGCTGGATCAGTGGCGAGGATGCCGCCTTTGCGATCCGCTATCCGCTGGACAGGCTTGCTCTTCTGTATTGCCGAGGGCGTTCGGCGCGTCAGGGCCACGGCAAAGCACTCCTAGCGAGGATTGAAGCCGATGCGATCGCGGATGGAGTTACATCTCTGCGCACTGAAGCCAGTCAGTTCAGTCGCCCGTTGTTCGAGCGCTATGGCTGGAGGCTTGTCGCTCCTGAAACGATCACGATCGCCGGAGTGCCCTTTGAGCGCTATCGGATGCACAAAGTACTGGACAAGCTGCGCAGCTGATCAAGCTGATCCAGTGCTCGACCCTGATCGAGCACTGCGGTGGCCATCTCAATGCCCGAGTCAAGACTGTCGCTCAGGCCAGCGTTCCAGAGATAGGCACCTGCATTCCAGCGCAGAGCTTCGCTGAGGGGGCCATGGTTTCTGAGTGCCTCGAATGCCTGGCTCTGCCAGGTGCTTTCCGATGTCCATTCCACATCTGCGTTGTGGCATCCGTGGTCGCGCGGATGAAGGATCATGCGTTCTGCTTTTCCATTGCGGACACGGGCCGTGATGCAGGCTCGGCCGATGGGCAGATCCGTCCCGCCTTCGAGGCCTTTCACTGTGAGCAGGTCGGTTTCGCCGGCGAGCCTGAGCGCTTCCCAGGCCCGGCTTTCGGTTGGAGGGTGCACAAATCCACTCACCAGGAGGTGCGCACCCTGGTGGGCCGTCCACATGAGCTCAAGGCTGGCAAGCGGAGGTCGCTTCCCCAGCTGCTCCCGGTAATCAATCAGGGTTTCCGCGATACGGAAGTGATCAGGCTGGTGGATCAGAGCGAAGCCATGCGTGTTGAACCCTTCCTGAACAGTGCTCAGCGGCAGTCCACTCAGATTGAGATCCAGAAGGCGGAATAGATCGACGGCTGTGATGCCGTATTTGATCGGCATCCGGTCACCTCCCTGCAGGACGACCGGTTGACCGCAGGCCACCAATACCAGGCTGGTCAGGGGGTAGATGGGCGCAGTTCTTGTCCGACCGTCAAACGGCATGCCGAAGCAGAGTGGCCTTTTCTGATCAGCAGGACTGTGAAGAACGGGCCCCATCGTTCTGTAGGTGTCGAGCATGCCGGTGAGCTCCTGGGGCTCAGGCCGGCGGATGCGGTGAGCAATCAGAAAAGCGCCAATTTGTGCCGGCGTGGCTTCCTCCCTGAGCATGAGTTCCAAAGCATCGGCAGCTTCCTCGCGACTCAAGCCCTTGCTGGTGTGTTCGCCGCTCCCGACTTTGCGCAGGTGCTGCTTAAAGCGTTCACGACCGCCATAGACAGTGCTTGTCAAGGTCGTAACTCCACTGGATGCAGTGTTCTGCAGCGGGGTCACTCTAAGGGGTAGCGTTTGCTACCAATTGATTTAGGTCAGCAGCGAGAGACCATCGAAACGTCCATGTTGAGGATGGCTTGGGTTGTGGCGGCCATCGGCGTAATAGAGGCGCTCGAGCACCAAGCTTGTGGTGACGCTGGGGTTGTGTTGTTGGCTATTCAGAAGCGTGGTGAGTGTGCGGAGAAGATTGTTCATCGATCACACGTTTAATGAATGTAATAGAGCATTTGTGAATCTGTAAAGATGTAGTCAATGCATCCAAATTAGGATTTGATTTTGGTTGTCTTTGTAGCTGTTTTCTAGTGGGAGGCCTGACGCTGGTCTTTGCGTTTCAGTAATTTTATGACTATTTCGTCCATCTCAACGCCATCTTTGACAGCTCCTTCGCCAACCACATTGACCGCTTCATTGATGGCTGCAAAAAAAGCGAAAGGGATGAGTTTCGCGGATCTTGTGGCAGCTCTTGGGCTTGACGAAGTGTGGATTGCATCTCTGTTTTATGGACAGTCCACAGCCTCTGCCGATGAGGCGGAAAAGTTGGCGTCCTTGCTGTCGTTGGACCCTGCGGTCACAGCCGCGATTCAAGAGTTTCCGACCAAAGGCAGCCTGGAACCTGTGATTCCAACTGATCCTCTGATTTATCGGTTTTACGAGATTATGCAGGTTTATGGAATGCCGTTGAAGGATGTGATTCAGGAAAAGTTCGGAGATGGAATCATGAGTGCTATCGATTCACGCTTGATGTGGATAAAATTGAAGATTCCAACGGCGATCGTGTTCAGATCACGATGTGCGGAAAGTTCCTTCCATGCAAAAAGTGGTGATTCAATGGTTTCTTTTCACTGAAGTATTTGCGATAAATTTTTCAAGACCGGCATCTGTCGGGCTTTTGTTTGCTCAGGTTCGAAACTGCTGTTGCAATTGTTGGCAGGCAAGTCGTTTGCGTGATTCACTCCTAAGTGTTTCACTGAGCTCCTTTAGGCAACCTTGACTGATCGGGGTTGCGATGCAGCCCAGGGCTCTGAAAGCTGCGGCAGCCACATCATCGGATCCGGTTTTGCATAGATCCGACAAGCGTTCACTGATGCTGGCGCCATCTCTGCGCTGCAATACCCGAATGGTGGCAATCACCACCGGATCCCTAAAGTCACTCAGTGGTTCAGTGCACAACTTGAGCAATGCGTCGTCGCTCAGGCTGTGAGAGCGGAAACCCAGTAACTGCAAGCCCGCCAAGCGATGATGTTGACCGGGATGCTCTAAACACTCCTGCACCACATCTTCTGGAACATCTGCACCCCAGCAAGACAATGCCTCAAGGATGCAGAGGTTGACCTCAGCTAATCCGGAGCTGTTTCTCAGTTGATCAAGCAGCCAGTCCCTTGCACCTGGTTGGTGGCAGAGTCCAGCGGCATGCACCAGATCGGGCAGGGGGCCATGCCGCTGAATTAATTGTTCAATGATTGGCCAGCCGCGTTCAGCCAGCATTCCAATTTTTTCGCAGAGAGCACGACGCAGCTCAACTGAAACGCTGGGAGAGTAAACCTCCTCCAGCCATTCGGGCTCCAATGGAGCTCGTCGTGATTTTGAAAGCCGTTCCCAGAGAACGGATTCATTCACGGGTTGAGACACAGAATGTCAATTAGCGGGCGCCGAGCTCAGCGGCTAGTTCGCGTTCCAGTTTGTCATCGTGCTCGCCGGGCAGCACGTTGCCAATGTTGGTGCGGTGGGTGCTGTAAAAGAGCATTCCGATAAACACCATGCCACCAATGATGTTGCCAATGGTGACGGGTAGGAAGTTCCAGAAAATGCATTTCCAAAAGGGAACTCCAGAACCGAGGATTGGCCCTGCAGTGTGCAGAAATTGATTCACCACAATGTGCTCCATGCCCATCGATTGGAAGGCTGTGATTGGCAGCCAGCAAGCCAGAATCTTTCCAGGAACGCTTTTACTGACCAGGGCCATCGTCACACCCAGGCAAACTAGCCAGTTGGCAATCAAACCCCGGACGATGGCTAGGAAGAAACCAAGAGATTGAAGATTCTCATATTTAACAACCACGTTGGTTTTATTTAACGCGATGATTTTTGCAGCCACCTGTTGCCACATCGCACCTCCTTCAGCAGCTGATGCGGGGTCAACAGTTCCTCCACTGGTGAGGCTGATGGCCATCAGAATTGCCACCACGGCAGTTCCGATCCAGTTGCCGAGCCAAACCCAGCCCCAATTACGGAAGGTTGCCCCCCAGGTGCTTTTGCCTGCCCAGGTGGCCATCGGCAGAAGGGCAAAGTTGCCTGTCACCAATTCCATGCCAAACAGAACGATGCTGGCGAAACCGAATGGGAAGAGAAGTGAGCCTAGCCAGGGTTGACCGCTTTTCAGACCCACTGTGAGCGCAAGGATCACGGCCAGGCCAAGGATTGCTCCTGAATAAAATCCTCTGATTAAGAGATTTTTGACGCTGACGGTGGATTTTTTGCCGCCAGCACCGATCATGCCGTCGACAAGTTCGTTGGGTAAGACATAGTCCATCTGAGAAGCAGTCACATTCATGATTTCAATGTGAATAATTGGGGATTAGTGGTAAACGCTCTACTGCGATCAACAATTAACTGCTGATCATGTCCATCAATTTGGAAAATGGATCCGGTTGATGTTCTGCTCGTGAAATGGGCTGTTTGTCCTTTTCAGCTTTTGTACACCTGTTGATCAGTCTTGAGTAGAAATCATTGTTCCTAGACATCAAGAACCTCCTACACGTTTGCAATCAGATCAGTGATCCGTGGTGGTCTCAAAAAGTCAGCACCAACACTGGCGTAGTTCCTGATCTAATTATCTGTTCGACATTTCA includes:
- a CDS encoding GNAT family N-acetyltransferase — encoded protein: MVLRLIVPADEILLREIYADAIESQAPQLYSDQQVKSWAALAWLPGVLDQTLKEGSGWISGEDAAFAIRYPLDRLALLYCRGRSARQGHGKALLARIEADAIADGVTSLRTEASQFSRPLFERYGWRLVAPETITIAGVPFERYRMHKVLDKLRS
- a CDS encoding HEAT repeat domain-containing protein, whose product is MNESVLWERLSKSRRAPLEPEWLEEVYSPSVSVELRRALCEKIGMLAERGWPIIEQLIQRHGPLPDLVHAAGLCHQPGARDWLLDQLRNSSGLAEVNLCILEALSCWGADVPEDVVQECLEHPGQHHRLAGLQLLGFRSHSLSDDALLKLCTEPLSDFRDPVVIATIRVLQRRDGASISERLSDLCKTGSDDVAAAAFRALGCIATPISQGCLKELSETLRSESRKRLACQQLQQQFRT
- a CDS encoding cyanate hydratase, which produces MNNLLRTLTTLLNSQQHNPSVTTSLVLERLYYADGRHNPSHPQHGRFDGLSLLT
- a CDS encoding MFS transporter, with the translated sequence MADAYGNVSLTCPAAALQRPRIPTLLSAFLTLLNDRLSESIVFPLLPFLLASFNADGRTLGLLAGSYALAQFAATPLIGALSDRFGRRPVIATCVAGSVLGLGLFALTVSLDWPKGAILPLMLLFGARLIDGVSGGTAATAGAVLADITPEEQRARAFGLIGVAFGLGFIIGPFVGGQLARINVTVPIWVATGFALVNLLVVLGLLPETHPRTARQAMPRKRDLNPFAQIAKVIGNPAVGRLCLSFFLFFLAFNGFTAILVLYFKQRFNWGPELATTAFLIVGVVATVVQGGLIGPLVKRLGEWKLTLIGLGLVILGCLLIPSTDPQQAQAGVFSSVAILATGTGLVTPSLRSLVSRRLDSEGQGTALGSLQALQSLGSFLGPPLAGLSYDLLGQISPFVGSACLLIMVMLLVGGSPLPSRTQ
- the ppk1 gene encoding polyphosphate kinase 1 → MSDNVLSTDLYINRELSWIAFNERVLIQALDERTPLLEQAKFSAIFSNNLDEFFMVRVASLKAQVEAGIEKRSEDGRTPLEQLQAIRDRLTPLLERQQEHYRRQLRCELLSHGAHLLDYEQLNERQRLWVDNFFQTAIFPVLTPLAVDPAHPFPFVSNLSLNVAALIDDPETSQRLLARVKVPQTILPRFVTIPIDLAGEQSEPVHTAVPLEQVVAFNLGLLFPGMSIEGHYFFRVTRDADLELRDLEADDLMIAIEQGLRKRRMGGEVVRLEVADGMPQDVVEMLMDGMSVEEADLYRVNGPLGLDDLFGLMGIPLPNLKNESHSGQTPSVLRRAQRNMLEDGSIKEEEFESIFSVVRRRDVLLHHPYDLFSTSVEEFINQAADDPLVMGIKMTLYRTSKDSPIIAALIRAAENGKQVMALVELKARFDEDNNIQWAKHLESSGVHVVYGVLGLKTHTKIVLVVRKEKERLRSYVHIGTGNYNSKTSRLYTDLGLLSARPELGQDLVELFNYLTGFSKQQEFRKLLVAPVSLRKGMEHLIRREIEHAQNDRGGHIRAKMNSLVDPSIIALLYEASQAGVKIELIVRGMCCLYPGREGVSDNISVVSIIGRFLEHSRLFWFANHDEPEVYIGSADWMPRNLDRRVEAVTPVEEPALREQLERLMQIYLDDNRGSFDMQADGSFSQRHPESEELNSQLSLIETWRKGLVAKN
- a CDS encoding anthranilate phosphoribosyltransferase family protein; the encoded protein is MTSTVYGGRERFKQHLRKVGSGEHTSKGLSREEAADALELMLREEATPAQIGAFLIAHRIRRPEPQELTGMLDTYRTMGPVLHSPADQKRPLCFGMPFDGRTRTAPIYPLTSLVLVACGQPVVLQGGDRMPIKYGITAVDLFRLLDLNLSGLPLSTVQEGFNTHGFALIHQPDHFRIAETLIDYREQLGKRPPLASLELMWTAHQGAHLLVSGFVHPPTESRAWEALRLAGETDLLTVKGLEGGTDLPIGRACITARVRNGKAERMILHPRDHGCHNADVEWTSESTWQSQAFEALRNHGPLSEALRWNAGAYLWNAGLSDSLDSGIEMATAVLDQGRALDQLDQLRSLSSTLCIR